One stretch of Caloenas nicobarica isolate bCalNic1 chromosome 4, bCalNic1.hap1, whole genome shotgun sequence DNA includes these proteins:
- the ALB gene encoding albumin isoform X2: MKWVTLISFIFLFSSAASRNLQRVARGTEHKSEIAHRYNDLKEETFKAVAMITFAQYLQRCSYEGLSKLVKNVLDLAQACSANEDGPKCANSLPSIFLDEICQVKELRDSYGAMADCCTKADPERNECFLTFKVPQPDFVQPYQRPGADVICKEYQDSRMSLLGHFIYTVARRNPFLYAPTILALAADYEHALQTCCKESDINACLDEKATAIKEKAKKVSVKQQYACGVLNKFGERTFQANKLALLSQKYPKAPFSEIVKILRDIKDTYKECCEGDMVECMDDRAEIVAYMCSKQDVFSSKIKGCCEKPIVERSQCIIEAEFDDKPEGLPSLVEKYIQDKEICKSFEAGHDAFLSEFVYDYARRHPEFSTQLILRVAKGYETLLEKCCKTDNPAECYGNAQEELNKHIKETQDVVKTNCDLLTTHGEPDFLKAILIRYTKKMPQVSTDTLLEIGKKMTTVGTKCCQLPEDKRLPCSEGYLSIVIQDMCRRQETTPINDNVSHCCSDSYAYRRPCFTAMGVDTKYVPPPFNPDMFNFDEKLCSAPPAERELGQMKLLVNLIKRKPLMTEEQIKTIAAGFTAMVDKCCKQSDIETCFGEEGANLIVQSRATLGIGA, translated from the exons ATGAAGTGGGtaacattaatttcatttattttcctctttagtTCTGCTGCATCCAGGAATCTGCAAAGAGTTGCTCGAGGGACAG agcaCAAGAGTGAGATTGCCCATCGCTACAACGATTTGAAGGAAGAGACATTTAAGGCAGT TGCCATGATCACATTTGCCCAGTATCTCCAGCGATGTTCTTACGAAGGGCTGTCTAAACTGGTGAAGAATGTTCTTGATCTGGCACAGGCGTGTTCGGCCAATGAGGACGGTCCTAAGTGCGCAAATTCACTG CCCTCCATTTTCCTGGATGAAATCTGCCAAGTAAAAGAACTTCGTGACTCGTATGGTGCAATGGCTGACTGCTGTACCAAAGCTGATCCTGAAAGAAATGAGTGTTTCCTGACATTTAAAGTTCCCCAACCAGACTTTGTTCAGCCATACCAAAGACCAGGTGCTGATGTGATATGCAAGGAGTACCAGGACAGCAGGATGTCACTCCTGGGGCA tttCATCTACACAGTAGCAAGAAGAAACCCCTTCTTATATGCCCCAACAATCCTCGCCCTGGCTGCTGATTATGAGCACGCACTTCAAACCTGTTGCAAAGAGAGTGATATCAATGCTTGCTTAGATGAAAAG GCAACTGCCATTAAAGAGAAAGCCAAGAAAGTAAGTGTGAAGCAGCAATATGCTTGTGGAGTCCTCAACAAGTTTGGAGAGAGAACTTTCCAAGCAAA TAAACTCGCTCTCCTGAGCCAGAAATATCCCAAGGCTCCATTCTCAGAAATTGTTAAAATTCTCCGTGATATTAAGGATACCTACAAAGAGTGCTGTGAAGGGGACATGGTAGAGTGCATGGATGACAGG gCAGAGATTGTGGCCTATATGTGCTCTAAACAAGATGTTTTCTCAAGTAAAATCAAAGGCTGCTGTGAGAAGCCGATTGTGGAACGAAGCCAGTGCATTATAGAAGCAGAATTTGATGACAAACCTGAAGGTCTTCCTTCACTAGttgaaaaatacatacaagATAAGGAAATATGTAAGAGCTTTGAGGCAGGCCACGATGCATTCTTGTCAGA GTTTGTTTATGATTATGCACGAAGACACCCTGAGTTCTCCACGCAGCTGATTCTGAGAGTTGCTAAGGGATATGAAACACTCCTGGAAAAGTGCTGCAAAACAGACAACCCTGCTGAGTGCTATGGAAATGCT CAAGAGGAATTGAACAAACATATCAAAGAAACTCAGGATGTTGTGAAGACAAACTGTGACCTTCTCACTACGCATGGCGAGCCAGACTTCCTTAAGGC AATTCTGATCCGCTACACTAAGAAAATGCCTCAGGTATCAACTGATACCTTGCTtgaaattggaaagaaaatgacaacCGTTGGTACTAAGTGCTGCCAGCTTCCTGAAGACAAACGCCTACCTTGTTCTGAGGGATAT CTGAGCATTGTGATTCAGGACATGTGCAGAAGACAGGAGACCACACCTATAAATGACAATGTTTCGCACTGCTGCAGCGACTCCTATGCTTACAGGAGACCATGTTTCACTGCCATGGGAGTAGATACCAAATATGTGCCTCCACCATTTAACCCTGACATGTTCAACTTTGATGAAAAAttgtgcagtgctcctcctgCTGAACGGGAATTAGGGCAGATGAA attGCTTGTCAACCTCATCAAACGCAAACCCCTGATGACAGAAGAACAAATAAAGACAATTGCTGCTGGTTTCACTGCCATGGTAGACAAGTGCTGCAAACAATCAGATATTGAGACATGCTTCGGGGAAGAG ggTGCAAACCTAATAGTCCAGAGCAGAGCCACATTAGGAATTGGTGCTTAA
- the ALB gene encoding albumin isoform X1, whose translation MLQERPPSWTFIPDINTQLSGKTLSPPLMQKSCGSSAASRNLQRVARGTEHKSEIAHRYNDLKEETFKAVAMITFAQYLQRCSYEGLSKLVKNVLDLAQACSANEDGPKCANSLPSIFLDEICQVKELRDSYGAMADCCTKADPERNECFLTFKVPQPDFVQPYQRPGADVICKEYQDSRMSLLGHFIYTVARRNPFLYAPTILALAADYEHALQTCCKESDINACLDEKATAIKEKAKKVSVKQQYACGVLNKFGERTFQANKLALLSQKYPKAPFSEIVKILRDIKDTYKECCEGDMVECMDDRAEIVAYMCSKQDVFSSKIKGCCEKPIVERSQCIIEAEFDDKPEGLPSLVEKYIQDKEICKSFEAGHDAFLSEFVYDYARRHPEFSTQLILRVAKGYETLLEKCCKTDNPAECYGNAQEELNKHIKETQDVVKTNCDLLTTHGEPDFLKAILIRYTKKMPQVSTDTLLEIGKKMTTVGTKCCQLPEDKRLPCSEGYLSIVIQDMCRRQETTPINDNVSHCCSDSYAYRRPCFTAMGVDTKYVPPPFNPDMFNFDEKLCSAPPAERELGQMKLLVNLIKRKPLMTEEQIKTIAAGFTAMVDKCCKQSDIETCFGEEGANLIVQSRATLGIGA comes from the exons tTCTGCTGCATCCAGGAATCTGCAAAGAGTTGCTCGAGGGACAG agcaCAAGAGTGAGATTGCCCATCGCTACAACGATTTGAAGGAAGAGACATTTAAGGCAGT TGCCATGATCACATTTGCCCAGTATCTCCAGCGATGTTCTTACGAAGGGCTGTCTAAACTGGTGAAGAATGTTCTTGATCTGGCACAGGCGTGTTCGGCCAATGAGGACGGTCCTAAGTGCGCAAATTCACTG CCCTCCATTTTCCTGGATGAAATCTGCCAAGTAAAAGAACTTCGTGACTCGTATGGTGCAATGGCTGACTGCTGTACCAAAGCTGATCCTGAAAGAAATGAGTGTTTCCTGACATTTAAAGTTCCCCAACCAGACTTTGTTCAGCCATACCAAAGACCAGGTGCTGATGTGATATGCAAGGAGTACCAGGACAGCAGGATGTCACTCCTGGGGCA tttCATCTACACAGTAGCAAGAAGAAACCCCTTCTTATATGCCCCAACAATCCTCGCCCTGGCTGCTGATTATGAGCACGCACTTCAAACCTGTTGCAAAGAGAGTGATATCAATGCTTGCTTAGATGAAAAG GCAACTGCCATTAAAGAGAAAGCCAAGAAAGTAAGTGTGAAGCAGCAATATGCTTGTGGAGTCCTCAACAAGTTTGGAGAGAGAACTTTCCAAGCAAA TAAACTCGCTCTCCTGAGCCAGAAATATCCCAAGGCTCCATTCTCAGAAATTGTTAAAATTCTCCGTGATATTAAGGATACCTACAAAGAGTGCTGTGAAGGGGACATGGTAGAGTGCATGGATGACAGG gCAGAGATTGTGGCCTATATGTGCTCTAAACAAGATGTTTTCTCAAGTAAAATCAAAGGCTGCTGTGAGAAGCCGATTGTGGAACGAAGCCAGTGCATTATAGAAGCAGAATTTGATGACAAACCTGAAGGTCTTCCTTCACTAGttgaaaaatacatacaagATAAGGAAATATGTAAGAGCTTTGAGGCAGGCCACGATGCATTCTTGTCAGA GTTTGTTTATGATTATGCACGAAGACACCCTGAGTTCTCCACGCAGCTGATTCTGAGAGTTGCTAAGGGATATGAAACACTCCTGGAAAAGTGCTGCAAAACAGACAACCCTGCTGAGTGCTATGGAAATGCT CAAGAGGAATTGAACAAACATATCAAAGAAACTCAGGATGTTGTGAAGACAAACTGTGACCTTCTCACTACGCATGGCGAGCCAGACTTCCTTAAGGC AATTCTGATCCGCTACACTAAGAAAATGCCTCAGGTATCAACTGATACCTTGCTtgaaattggaaagaaaatgacaacCGTTGGTACTAAGTGCTGCCAGCTTCCTGAAGACAAACGCCTACCTTGTTCTGAGGGATAT CTGAGCATTGTGATTCAGGACATGTGCAGAAGACAGGAGACCACACCTATAAATGACAATGTTTCGCACTGCTGCAGCGACTCCTATGCTTACAGGAGACCATGTTTCACTGCCATGGGAGTAGATACCAAATATGTGCCTCCACCATTTAACCCTGACATGTTCAACTTTGATGAAAAAttgtgcagtgctcctcctgCTGAACGGGAATTAGGGCAGATGAA attGCTTGTCAACCTCATCAAACGCAAACCCCTGATGACAGAAGAACAAATAAAGACAATTGCTGCTGGTTTCACTGCCATGGTAGACAAGTGCTGCAAACAATCAGATATTGAGACATGCTTCGGGGAAGAG ggTGCAAACCTAATAGTCCAGAGCAGAGCCACATTAGGAATTGGTGCTTAA